One Polypterus senegalus isolate Bchr_013 chromosome 10, ASM1683550v1, whole genome shotgun sequence DNA segment encodes these proteins:
- the LOC120536860 gene encoding zinc finger protein 501-like: MTPCGPQEVGSLLETFLEYGLVNSQEEYGNRLSLFVKEDMKERPVTFKEELSGQEGFPIKEEVHELRAPYIKEESSEIQISHSIKENEEFSAEHDAKCSQQEKVLASSLEHLHPAVKEEFESGEECEDKDKIKVDLNACENVSSQKMPWWMTEDIRNFKKRPNKMKDQMSQRQAQLYSCAICGKDSMFHSAFKAHQRAHIEEKPHMCGKCGKVFTRKDKLKAHQVIHTGEKPYRCAECGNSYRYHSGLKVHEMSHTGQKPHVCTECGKSFSHTFRLKVHKRIHSGKKPHVCTECGKSFNYPYDLRVHQNIHTGKKPHTCTECGRSFIHLCTLIAHKRVHTGERPYRCEECGKTFSYQSGYRFHQRTHTAKRPHICGECGKSFTQICALLSHQTLHTEEKKLQLC, translated from the coding sequence ATGACTCCTTGTGGGCCTCAGGAAGTGGGCTCCCTGTTAGAGACCTTTCTTGAATATGGACTTGTCAACAGTCAAGAGGAATACGGCAACAGGCTTTCTCTGTTTGTAAAGGAAGACATGAAGGAGAGACCAGTAACCTTTAAAGAGGAACTCAGTGGTCAAGAGGGATTCCCAATTAAAGAGGAGGTTCATGAACTGAGGGCTCCATACATAAAAGAAGAGTCCTCAGAAATACAGATCAGTCACAGTATTAAAGAAAATGAGGAGTTTTCAGCTGAACATGATGCAAAGTGCAGCCAACAAGAAAAGGTTTTGGCAAGTTCACTGGAGCATTTGCACCCAGCAGTCAAAGAAGAATTTGAATCTGGTGAAGAATGTGAAGATAAAGACAAAATTAAGGTGGACTTGAATGCATGTGAAAATGTATCAAGCCAGAAGATGCCATGGTGGATGACTGAGGatataagaaattttaaaaagcggCCAAATAAGATGAAAGATCAAATGAGTCAGAGACAGGCACAACTGTACAGTTGTGCTATATGTGGGAAGGACTCCATGTTTCATTCTGCTTTTAAAGCACACCAGAGGGCACACATAGAAGAGAAACCACACATGTGTGGCAAATGTGGGAAAGTCTTCACCCGTAAGGACAAACTCAAGGCACATCAGgtaattcacactggagagaaaccatacaGGTGTGCAGAATGTGGGAACAGCTATAGGTACCACTCAGGTCTTAAGGTTCACGAGATGTCACATACAGGGCAGAAACCACATGTATGTACAGAATGTGGCAAGAGTTTTAGTCATACATTTAGGCTTAAAGTTCACAAGCGAATCCACAGTGGGAAGAAGCCACATGTTTGTACAGAGTGTGGGAAAAGCTTCAATTATCCATACGACCTTAGGGTTCACCAGAATATTCACACCGGCAAGAAACCACATACTTGTACCGAATGTGGAAGAAGCTTTATTCACCTGTGCACTCTTATAGCACACAAGagagttcacacaggagagaGGCCATACAGGTGTGAGGAATGCGGGAAAACCTTTAGCTATCAGTCTGGATACAGGTTTCACCAGAGAACACACACAGCAAAGAGGCCACACATTTGTGGGGAATGTGGCAAAAGTTTCACTCAGATATGTGCGCTTCTGTCACACCAGACACTTCacactgaagagaaaaaattACAGCTGTGCTGA
- the LOC120536840 gene encoding zinc finger protein OZF-like, which translates to MDEKSIHFKNEDSSSECLMIKEEVSPEQGSLHTKQETFEINICENIKENVELSCNNIAMYSLTEAASVGSLESDHQVIKEEFESGEDYASPDQIKGESNSCSSVSRRKTPWWLTEDIRNFKKKPIKLNHQIIQKSAKLFSCSQCGKKFDTLEILKIHLAVHKEVKQYSFVEYGQRFHHSIRLSRTIEKPYKCVECGKSYSYQSGLQAHLRTHTGEKPHSCSECGERFSHKFRLKAHQICHTGEKPYQCLDCGKSYSYYSGLQAHRSTHTGEKPHSCNECGESFSQKFRLKAHQICHTGEKPYKCMECGKSYSYHSGLRAHRSTHTGEKPHICTECGESFSHKFKLKAHQICHTGEKPYRCQDCGKSYSYHSGLQAHRSIHAGEKPHVCTECGQCFTHRFRLKAHQRSHAEAKPYRCVECGKSYSYQSGLHAHQRTHTGEKPHICTDCGKSFSHKFTLKVHKRIHSGEKPHVCLECGKSFNYPSDLKVHQSIHTDETSHICTECGQSFDQLSALITHQNSHTWEEPHICVECGESFRHLSSLEAHKRTHTVEIQSLQTGKLMQAN; encoded by the coding sequence ATGGATGAGaaatctatacattttaaaaatgaggacaGCTCTTCAGAGTGTCTCATGATTAAAGAGGAGGTCAGCCCTGAACAAGGTTCCCTACACACTAAACAGGAGACCtttgaaataaacatttgtgaaaatattaaagaaaatgtggagCTCTCATGTAACAACATTGCAATGTACAGCCTGACAGAAGCAGCTTCTGTAGGGTCCTTGGAAAGTGACCATCAAGTTATCAAGGAGGAATTTGAATCTGGAGAAGATTATGCTAGTCCAGACCAAATCAAGGGGGAGTCTAATTCATGTTCAAGTGTTTCGCGACGGAAGACGCCATGGTGGCTGACTGAGGATATAAGAAATTTCAAAAAGAAGCCAATTAAGTTGAACCACCAAATAATTCAAAAATCAGCAAAACTATTCAGCTGTTCTCAATGTGGGAAGAAATTTGATACGCTTGAGATCCTTAAAATACACTTAGCAGTTCACAAAGAGGTGAAACAATACAGTTTTGTTGAGTATGGACAGCGATTTCATCACAGCATCAGGTTAAGTCGCACTATAGAGAAGCCATACAAGTGTGTGGAATGTGGGAAGAGCTACAGTTACCAATCTGGCCTTCAGGCTCATCTGAGGACTCATACTGGGGAGAAGCCTCACAGTTGCTCTGAATGTGGAGAAAGGTTCAGTCACAAGTTCAGACTTAAAGCCCATCAGATAtgtcacactggagaaaaaccataCCAGTGTTTGGATTGTGGAAAGAGCTACAGTTACTATTCTGGCCTTCAGGCTCATCGGAGTACTCACACGGGTGAGAAACCTCACAGCTGCAATGAGTGTGGGGAAAGCTTCAGTCAAAAGTTCAGACTTAAGGCACATCAGATAtgtcacactggagagaagccatacaaGTGTATGGAATGTGGGAAGAGCTACAGTTATCATTCAGGTCTTCGGGCTCATAGGAGCACTCACACGGGTGAGAAACCTCACATTTGCACAGAATGTGGAGAAAGCTTCAGTcataaatttaaacttaaggcACATCAGATAtgtcatactggagagaagccataccgATGTCAGGATTGTGGGAAAAGCTACAGTTACCATTCTGGCCTTCAGGCTCATCGGAGCATTCATGCAGGAGAGAAACCACATGTTTGCACTGAATGTGGACAGTGCTTCACTCACAGGTTCAGACTTAAGGCACACCAGAGAAGTCATGCTGAAGCAAAGCCATATAGATGTGTGGAATGTGGAAAAAGCTACAGTTACCAGTCAGGCCTTCACGCTCATCAGAGAACTCATACCGGGGAGAAACCTCACATTTGTACAGACTGTGGAAAAAGCTTCAGCCATAAATTCACACTTAAAGTGCACAAGCGAATCCACTCTGGAGAGAAACCACATGTTTGTTTGGAGTGTGGTAAAAGCTTCAATTACCCGTCTGACCTTAAGGTTCACCAAAGTATTCATACAGACGAGACCTCCCATATTTGTACTGAATGTGGACAGAGCTTTGATCAGTTATCTGCTCTTATAACACACCAGAATAGTCACACATGGGAGGAGCCACACATTTGTGTAGAGTGTGGAGAAAGCTTCAGGCATCTAAGCAGTCTTGAAGCACACAAGAGAACTCATACAGTAGAGATACAATCTCTACAGACAGGGAAACTGATGCAAGCAAACTAA